One genomic segment of Ferrimonas sp. YFM includes these proteins:
- the pspF gene encoding phage shock protein operon transcriptional activator produces MANSRKQDNLIGESNAFLSILDHVSQVAPLDKPVLIIGERGTGKELIAERLHFLSSRWEQPYITLNCAALNENLLESELFGHESGAFTGAGKRHEGRFERAHKGSLFLDELANTSGLIQEKLLRVIEYGEFERVGGNRSVRTDVRLICATNEDLPDLAEQGEFRADLLDRLAFDVITLPPLRERTEDILLLAEYFAINMARQLQMSMFPGFTSKAQQTLLEFHWPGNVRELKNVVERSVYRHNNDALPVHQIILDPFESPWRPEQRVKTQDRQSPPPVSSAPVAPEPATPSAPAGGATNGKPVLPLDFKETVQSFEVDLLKQALEESQFNQKRTAEMLGLSYHQLRGILKKYDLL; encoded by the coding sequence ATGGCCAACTCTCGTAAGCAAGACAACCTGATAGGCGAATCCAACGCCTTTCTCAGCATATTGGACCACGTGTCTCAGGTCGCGCCTCTGGATAAGCCGGTGCTCATCATCGGCGAGCGGGGGACGGGTAAGGAGTTGATCGCCGAACGACTGCACTTTCTGTCCAGCCGCTGGGAACAGCCCTATATCACCCTGAACTGCGCCGCACTAAATGAGAATCTACTTGAAAGTGAGCTATTTGGCCATGAATCCGGTGCCTTTACCGGCGCGGGGAAGCGTCATGAGGGCCGGTTCGAACGAGCCCATAAGGGCAGCCTGTTCCTGGACGAACTGGCCAACACCTCCGGGCTGATTCAGGAGAAACTGCTTCGGGTCATCGAATACGGTGAGTTTGAACGGGTGGGCGGCAACCGCAGCGTTCGCACCGACGTACGCCTGATCTGCGCCACCAACGAGGATTTGCCGGACCTGGCCGAACAGGGCGAGTTTCGTGCCGACCTGCTGGACAGGCTGGCCTTTGACGTGATTACCCTGCCCCCTTTGCGCGAGCGCACCGAGGACATCCTGCTGTTGGCGGAGTACTTTGCCATCAACATGGCTCGCCAGCTGCAAATGTCGATGTTTCCCGGCTTCACCAGCAAGGCCCAGCAGACCCTGTTGGAGTTCCACTGGCCCGGCAACGTTCGGGAACTGAAGAACGTGGTGGAGCGCAGCGTCTATCGCCACAACAACGATGCCCTGCCGGTGCACCAGATCATCCTGGATCCCTTCGAGTCTCCCTGGCGCCCGGAACAGAGGGTCAAGACTCAGGACAGACAGAGTCCGCCTCCGGTCTCCTCCGCCCCCGTGGCCCCAGAGCCCGCCACTCCCTCGGCTCCGGCAGGCGGCGCCACCAATGGCAAGCCGGTACTTCCCCTGGACTTCAAGGAAACGGTGCAATCATTCGAAGTGGATCTGCTCAAACAGGCCCTGGAGGAGAGTCAGTTCAACCAGAAACGCACCGCCGAGATGCTGGGGCTGAGTTACCATCAGCTGCGCGGCATTTTGAAGAAGTACGATCTGTTATGA
- the pspA gene encoding phage shock protein PspA, with product MGIFSRFADIVNSNISALLDKAEDPEKMVRLIIQEMEDTLVEVRSTSAKVLAEKKEAIRRIERAEAQVEDWASKAELALSKDREDLAKAALMEKQKGAELVDTLKRELVYIEEQIERLKQEINQLQDKLNDARARQKTIIMRKQTASSRLDVKRQLDTGKIDEAMMKFDQYERRVETLEAEVEAHEMMQPKSLEDEFAALAAEEKINDELEQMKKKLKKKKD from the coding sequence ATGGGTATTTTTTCAAGGTTTGCCGACATCGTAAACTCCAACATCAGCGCCCTGCTGGACAAGGCGGAAGATCCGGAGAAGATGGTTCGCCTGATCATTCAGGAGATGGAAGACACTCTGGTTGAAGTACGCTCCACCTCCGCCAAGGTACTGGCCGAGAAGAAGGAAGCGATTCGCCGCATCGAGCGTGCCGAGGCCCAGGTAGAGGATTGGGCCTCCAAGGCGGAGCTGGCCCTGAGCAAGGATCGTGAAGACCTGGCCAAGGCGGCTCTGATGGAGAAGCAGAAAGGCGCCGAGTTGGTGGACACCCTCAAGCGTGAGCTGGTCTACATCGAAGAGCAGATTGAGCGCCTGAAGCAGGAGATCAACCAGCTGCAGGACAAGCTGAATGATGCCCGCGCCCGTCAGAAGACCATCATCATGCGTAAGCAGACTGCCAGCTCCCGCCTGGACGTGAAACGCCAGCTGGATACCGGCAAGATTGACGAAGCCATGATGAAGTTCGACCAGTATGAGCGTCGCGTGGAAACTCTCGAAGCGGAAGTGGAAGCCCACGAAATGATGCAGCCCAAGTCCCTGGAGGATGAGTTTGCTGCCCTGGCCGCCGAAGAGAAGATCAATGATGAACTTGAGCAGATGAAGAAGAAGCTCAAGAAGAAGAAAGACTGA
- the pspB gene encoding envelope stress response membrane protein PspB: protein MGFLIAPLIIFLLIVAPIWLILHYRSKKQLAQGLSEEEYQQLNQLLTRADKMSERIQTLEALLDQESPEWRTKHEG, encoded by the coding sequence ATGGGATTCCTCATCGCGCCGCTCATCATATTTCTACTGATTGTGGCGCCCATCTGGCTCATCCTGCACTACCGGAGCAAGAAACAACTGGCTCAGGGGTTGAGCGAGGAGGAGTATCAGCAGTTGAACCAGCTGCTGACCCGGGCGGACAAGATGAGTGAGCGTATTCAGACTCTGGAGGCGCTGCTGGACCAGGAATCACCGGAATGGAGGACCAAGCATGAAGGATAA
- the pspC gene encoding envelope stress response membrane protein PspC has product MKDKPRQLVRLPEQGKVAGVCAGLAEHFNLEVWLVRIVTLSAILLTGIFSLPLLLYIIAWVLLDKGSTRQEPHQPELKTKVWQAGDSPQKAMTEVSTRFRNLELRLRRLEKHVTSDAFHLKREINNL; this is encoded by the coding sequence ATGAAGGATAAACCACGTCAGTTGGTTCGACTGCCGGAGCAGGGCAAGGTGGCCGGGGTCTGTGCCGGCCTCGCCGAGCACTTTAACCTGGAGGTGTGGCTGGTTCGTATCGTGACCCTGTCCGCCATCCTGTTGACCGGTATCTTCAGCCTGCCCCTGCTGCTCTACATCATCGCCTGGGTATTGCTGGATAAGGGAAGCACCCGTCAGGAGCCCCACCAGCCAGAGCTGAAAACCAAGGTGTGGCAGGCCGGTGATTCGCCCCAGAAGGCGATGACCGAGGTCAGCACCCGCTTCCGAAACCTGGAGCTGCGTCTTCGCAGACTGGAGAAGCACGTGACCTCAGATGCATTCCATCTGAAGCGCGAAATCAATAACCTATAA
- a CDS encoding YcjX family protein, translating to MSAIKHRVKRLTSQLEEVAQRGMDRHIRLGVTGISGAGKTAFITALVNQLLQAESHQLPAWQVMAQGRYLGGRIAPQPDLTLQPFDYTGAIACLQQAQPVWPPSTRNISEIRLALRYMPDKGLAGQIGRPVTLYLDIIDYPGEWLLDLPLMQQEYEQWCEQIWPQLQLPAWGELTESWCARAAALSTDATEADIAELAQEYASLLLTLKLQRGASLLQPGRALLPGELAGAPVLAWFPLPPEKLANLGEESSLRQTLMSRYQAYRDQVVTPFFRDYFARLDRQVVLVDCLSALNQGRDQVEQLAQTLQALSHSFRYGPGSMVTRLFRPKIDRVLFAATKADHLTVDQHHNLLQLMHSLMKSSRRQPRYFGTQMETLVLSAINATRQGQMERDGRTVSVVSGTDLSGAKSVRFPGEVPASLPGNGFWQEQGFSFQPFSPPGWDGQDALPHMRLDYALQFLIGDKMR from the coding sequence ATGAGCGCCATCAAACACAGGGTAAAACGTCTCACAAGCCAACTGGAGGAGGTCGCCCAGCGCGGCATGGATCGGCACATCCGCCTTGGGGTGACCGGCATCTCCGGGGCAGGTAAAACCGCTTTCATCACTGCCCTGGTCAATCAGTTGCTGCAGGCGGAGAGCCACCAGCTGCCCGCCTGGCAGGTGATGGCCCAGGGTCGCTACCTGGGTGGGCGCATTGCCCCGCAGCCGGATCTGACCCTGCAGCCCTTTGATTACACCGGTGCCATTGCCTGTCTTCAGCAGGCGCAGCCGGTCTGGCCGCCTTCGACCCGCAACATCAGCGAGATCCGTCTGGCGCTGCGCTACATGCCGGACAAGGGGCTGGCGGGGCAGATAGGCCGACCGGTCACCCTCTACCTGGACATCATCGACTATCCCGGCGAGTGGCTGCTGGATCTGCCGCTGATGCAGCAGGAGTATGAGCAGTGGTGTGAACAGATCTGGCCCCAGTTGCAGCTGCCCGCATGGGGGGAGCTGACCGAGTCCTGGTGTGCCCGGGCGGCCGCCCTGAGCACCGACGCCACCGAGGCGGACATCGCCGAACTGGCCCAGGAGTATGCCAGCCTGCTGCTGACGCTGAAGCTGCAGCGGGGAGCCAGCCTGTTGCAACCTGGCCGTGCCCTGTTGCCAGGGGAGCTGGCCGGCGCGCCTGTACTGGCCTGGTTCCCACTGCCACCAGAGAAACTGGCCAACCTGGGCGAGGAGTCCAGCCTGCGTCAGACTCTGATGTCCCGTTATCAGGCCTACCGGGACCAGGTGGTCACCCCCTTCTTCCGGGACTACTTTGCCAGGCTGGACCGTCAGGTGGTGCTGGTGGACTGCCTGTCCGCACTCAACCAGGGGCGGGATCAGGTGGAGCAACTGGCCCAGACCCTGCAGGCCCTGAGTCACAGTTTCCGCTACGGCCCGGGCTCCATGGTGACCCGGCTGTTCCGACCCAAGATTGACCGGGTGCTGTTCGCCGCCACCAAGGCGGATCATCTTACGGTAGACCAGCACCACAACCTGCTACAGCTGATGCACAGCCTGATGAAGTCCTCCCGGCGTCAGCCCAGGTACTTCGGCACCCAGATGGAGACCCTGGTGCTCAGTGCCATTAACGCCACTCGTCAGGGGCAGATGGAGCGCGACGGCCGCACGGTGTCTGTGGTCTCTGGCACCGATCTGAGCGGCGCCAAGAGCGTGCGTTTTCCCGGAGAGGTACCTGCCTCGTTGCCGGGCAATGGCTTCTGGCAGGAGCAGGGCTTTAGCTTTCAGCCCTTCAGTCCCCCCGGGTGGGACGGGCAGGATGCGCTGCCCCACATGAGGCTGGATTATGCCCTGCAGTTTCTTATTGGAGACAAGATGCGATGA
- a CDS encoding TIGR01620 family protein, with the protein MKPIKAAEEFSPELETQIQPMEETETAAEPVEILPPKRRMGWWGKALLASGAALILVESGFTLVRAWAQSPWLFGLYALFFALALGGLLTLSVRELSRLRRLKSRQSLREELDPLVSSEQMGAALPLLEGLKRELPGAAERWSEFERCQQPHHSDAELLDLANTTLVAPLDEQAEAIIYRYSAQASVMLAASPLAVMDMALMLWRNQKMLDELSKLYGVEPGYLGRVSLVRQMLVNLIYAGGSELVLDLGGQLLTAELTGKLSARVAQGLGAGMLTARLGYQAQALCRPLPLISPRPKLLKVQGKLLGELTRWSAGALRRARETVDRNK; encoded by the coding sequence ATGAAACCCATTAAGGCCGCCGAGGAGTTCAGCCCCGAGCTGGAGACCCAGATACAGCCCATGGAGGAGACCGAGACGGCCGCAGAGCCCGTAGAGATCCTTCCTCCCAAAAGGCGCATGGGCTGGTGGGGCAAGGCGCTGCTGGCCAGTGGCGCCGCGCTGATACTGGTCGAGAGTGGTTTTACCCTGGTTCGGGCCTGGGCGCAGAGCCCCTGGCTGTTCGGGCTCTATGCCCTGTTTTTCGCCCTGGCCCTGGGCGGTTTGTTGACCCTGAGCGTAAGGGAGCTGTCCCGGCTGCGCCGTCTCAAGAGCCGCCAGAGTTTGCGGGAGGAGCTGGATCCCCTGGTCAGCAGCGAACAGATGGGGGCGGCCCTGCCTCTGCTGGAGGGGCTGAAACGGGAGCTGCCCGGTGCGGCAGAGCGCTGGTCGGAGTTTGAGCGTTGTCAGCAGCCCCACCACAGTGATGCGGAGCTGCTGGATCTGGCCAACACCACCCTGGTGGCGCCCCTAGATGAGCAGGCCGAGGCGATCATCTACCGCTACTCTGCCCAGGCTTCGGTGATGCTGGCGGCCAGTCCCCTGGCGGTGATGGACATGGCGCTGATGCTGTGGCGCAACCAGAAGATGCTCGATGAGCTTTCGAAACTCTATGGGGTCGAGCCCGGCTATCTGGGGCGCGTGTCGCTGGTGCGACAGATGCTGGTGAACCTGATCTACGCCGGCGGCAGCGAGCTGGTGCTGGATCTGGGAGGTCAGCTGCTTACCGCCGAACTGACCGGCAAACTGTCTGCCCGGGTGGCCCAGGGACTGGGGGCGGGGATGCTCACCGCTCGCCTGGGATATCAGGCCCAGGCCCTGTGCCGGCCCCTGCCGCTGATCTCCCCCAGACCCAAGCTGCTCAAGGTCCAGGGCAAGCTGTTGGGTGAGCTCACCCGCTGGTCCGCCGGCGCCCTGAGACGGGCCAGGGAAACCGTGGATCGTAACAAATAA
- a CDS encoding aminotransferase class I/II-fold pyridoxal phosphate-dependent enzyme → MASKMHPETAVIHAGHLREPQGSLVSPLYQSATFVFDDVQTGSARFAGEQSGPIYTRLGNPTVAEFERRMAHLEESEGAIAFASGMAAVSAVFLGLLSSGDHLICNTCLYGCTHSLVSEQLPRFGIEVTQVDFADLQAVEAAIRPNTRMLFLESPVNPHLAVYDLQAVASLASRKGLTSVVDNTFMTPLLQRPKSLGIDIVLHSATKYLNGHGDVIAGVVCADGEPLELMRHRSLKDIGGVLSPHDAWLILRGMKTLALRMERHCLNAQTLAEFLEGHPAVTRVYYPGLKTHSGYHLLGSQMGGAGGVLALELNADFDAAVAFVNRLKLFNIAVSLGDAESLVQHPASMTHATYEAGDREKAGISDTLIRLSAGLENAEDLLADLRQALAPLSQSNTLEEAL, encoded by the coding sequence ATGGCTTCAAAGATGCATCCGGAGACGGCGGTGATCCACGCCGGCCATCTCCGCGAACCTCAGGGCAGTCTGGTGTCGCCCTTATATCAGTCGGCCACCTTCGTGTTCGACGACGTACAAACCGGCTCTGCCCGCTTCGCCGGGGAACAGAGCGGGCCCATCTACACCCGCCTGGGGAATCCTACGGTGGCGGAGTTTGAGCGCCGTATGGCCCACCTGGAGGAGTCCGAGGGGGCTATCGCCTTTGCCAGCGGCATGGCCGCGGTCTCCGCCGTGTTTCTGGGGTTGCTCAGCAGCGGCGATCACCTGATCTGCAACACCTGCCTCTACGGCTGCACCCACTCCCTGGTGAGTGAGCAACTGCCCAGGTTTGGCATCGAGGTCACCCAGGTGGACTTCGCCGACCTGCAGGCGGTGGAGGCGGCCATCCGCCCCAATACCCGCATGCTGTTCCTGGAATCTCCGGTCAACCCCCACCTGGCGGTGTACGACCTTCAGGCGGTGGCCAGCCTGGCCAGTCGCAAGGGACTCACCTCGGTGGTGGATAACACCTTCATGACCCCGCTGCTGCAGCGGCCCAAGAGCCTGGGCATCGACATCGTGCTGCACAGCGCCACCAAATACCTCAATGGCCATGGTGACGTCATTGCCGGGGTGGTGTGCGCCGACGGCGAACCGCTGGAGCTGATGCGTCACCGCAGCCTCAAGGACATTGGCGGGGTGCTCTCCCCCCATGATGCCTGGCTGATTCTGCGAGGGATGAAAACCCTGGCCCTGCGCATGGAGCGTCATTGCCTCAATGCCCAGACTCTGGCGGAGTTTCTTGAGGGCCATCCGGCGGTGACCCGGGTCTACTACCCCGGGCTCAAGACCCATTCGGGTTACCACCTGCTGGGCAGTCAGATGGGCGGCGCCGGAGGCGTCCTGGCCCTGGAACTGAATGCGGACTTCGATGCGGCGGTGGCGTTTGTGAACCGGCTGAAGCTGTTCAACATCGCCGTCAGTCTTGGGGATGCGGAATCCCTGGTGCAGCATCCCGCCTCCATGACCCACGCCACCTATGAGGCGGGAGACAGGGAGAAAGCCGGGATCAGCGACACCCTGATCCGCCTCTCCGCCGGGTTGGAAAACGCCGAGGACTTGCTGGCCGATCTGCGTCAGGCCCTGGCGCCCCTGAGCCAGAGCAACACTCTGGAGGAGGCCCTATGA
- the phhA gene encoding phenylalanine 4-monooxygenase, whose product MKGTSYVARQPDEQGIIHYSDEENRIWSELLARQMSWLPGRACDQYLEGLRKLNLPEDRIPQLAEVDAVLEQATGWRTAQVPALISFQHFFELLADKQFPVATFIRSREEFDYLQEPDIFHEIFGHCPLLTNPAFAHFTHTYGKLGLAASPKERVFLARLYWFTVEFGLVQTEQGLRIYGGGILSSPGETRYALSDEPERVSMSVLDALRTPYRIDIMQPIYYVLNHLDDLFDIAELDLMSLVKQAQELGLHEPKFPPKQKVS is encoded by the coding sequence ATGAAAGGCACCAGTTACGTAGCCCGTCAGCCGGATGAGCAGGGCATCATTCATTACAGTGACGAAGAGAACCGGATCTGGAGCGAGCTGCTGGCCCGCCAGATGAGCTGGCTGCCGGGGCGTGCCTGTGACCAGTATCTGGAGGGGCTGCGCAAGCTGAACCTTCCAGAGGATCGCATCCCCCAGCTGGCGGAAGTCGACGCCGTACTGGAGCAGGCCACCGGCTGGCGTACCGCCCAGGTGCCGGCACTGATCTCCTTCCAGCATTTCTTCGAGCTGCTGGCGGACAAGCAGTTTCCCGTGGCCACCTTCATCCGTAGCCGGGAGGAGTTTGATTACCTGCAGGAGCCGGACATCTTCCATGAGATCTTCGGCCACTGCCCGCTGCTGACCAACCCCGCCTTTGCCCACTTCACCCATACCTATGGCAAGTTGGGGCTGGCCGCGTCCCCCAAGGAGAGGGTCTTTTTGGCCAGGCTCTACTGGTTTACCGTGGAGTTTGGCCTGGTGCAGACCGAGCAGGGGCTGCGCATCTACGGCGGCGGCATCCTCTCCTCCCCGGGGGAGACCCGTTATGCCCTCTCGGACGAGCCTGAGCGGGTGAGCATGTCGGTGCTGGATGCCCTGCGCACCCCCTACCGCATCGACATCATGCAGCCCATCTACTATGTACTGAATCACCTGGACGATCTGTTCGACATCGCCGAACTGGATCTCATGTCCCTGGTCAAGCAGGCCCAGGAGTTGGGGCTGCATGAGCCGAAGTTTCCGCCAAAACAAAAAGTAAGCTAA
- a CDS encoding 4a-hydroxytetrahydrobiopterin dehydratase produces the protein MSELSQMKCEACQAGAPTVSDEELAQLMREIPDWSTPVYDGVMQLERVYKFKNFKLAWAFSNKVAELAEAEFHHPGILLEWGKVTVTWWTHAINGLHKNDFIMAAKTDQLLD, from the coding sequence ATGTCTGAATTGTCACAAATGAAATGCGAAGCCTGCCAGGCCGGTGCGCCCACCGTATCCGATGAAGAGCTGGCGCAGCTGATGCGGGAGATCCCCGACTGGTCCACGCCGGTGTATGACGGGGTCATGCAGCTGGAGCGGGTCTATAAGTTCAAAAACTTCAAGTTGGCCTGGGCCTTCTCCAACAAGGTGGCTGAGCTGGCAGAGGCGGAGTTCCATCACCCCGGTATTCTGCTGGAGTGGGGCAAGGTGACCGTTACCTGGTGGACCCACGCCATCAATGGCCTGCACAAAAACGATTTCATCATGGCGGCCAAGACCGACCAGTTGCTGGATTGA